Proteins found in one Pseudomonadota bacterium genomic segment:
- a CDS encoding endonuclease, with product MMAKRRPAGPRRWTLAEVYARLFAAFGPQHWWPAQSPFEVMVGAILTQNTAWQNVERAIANLRARDRLDAARISATRRDHLAAWLRPSGYFNIKAARLHNFCRWYLDSGGYAALARHDTAALRAALLGVNGIGPETADDILLYAFTRPVFVIDAYTRRLLARLGLYRGDEPYEDLRLAIETVLGPDTDLYGEYHALIVRHAKQHCRVRPLCAGCVLRGACPAALPAS from the coding sequence ATGATGGCCAAGCGGCGGCCGGCCGGCCCGCGGCGCTGGACGCTCGCGGAGGTCTACGCCAGGCTGTTTGCGGCCTTCGGTCCCCAGCACTGGTGGCCGGCCCAGTCCCCGTTCGAGGTCATGGTCGGCGCCATCCTGACCCAGAATACCGCCTGGCAGAATGTCGAGCGGGCCATCGCCAACCTGCGCGCGCGGGACCGACTCGACGCCGCCCGGATCAGTGCCACGCGTCGCGACCACCTGGCCGCCTGGCTGCGGCCGTCCGGCTACTTCAATATCAAGGCCGCACGGCTGCATAACTTCTGTCGCTGGTACCTCGACAGCGGGGGCTATGCGGCGCTCGCACGCCACGATACCGCGGCGCTGCGTGCCGCGCTGCTGGGCGTGAACGGCATCGGTCCGGAAACGGCAGACGACATCCTGCTCTATGCCTTCACCCGGCCGGTCTTCGTGATCGATGCCTATACGCGCCGCCTGCTGGCGCGGCTGGGGCTGTACCGCGGCGATGAGCCCTATGAGGACCTGCGCCTGGCGATTGAAACCGTCCTGGGGCCCGACACCGACCTGTACGGCGAGTACCATGCCCTGATCGTGCGCCATGCCAAGCAGCACTGCCGGGTCAGGCCGCTGTGTGCCGGCTGCGTGCTGCGCGGCGCCTGTCCGGCCGCACTGCCAGCAAGCTGA
- a CDS encoding ScpA family protein, which yields MSEHPGHDVTPEIRHQEELPLAVVRGRAIESLPHDLYIPPDALQVFLEAFEGPLDLLLYLIRKENLDITDIAVAEITRQYVEYIELMQEMQLELAGEYLVMSAMLAEIKSRMLLPRPPGVEEDEDDPRAELVRRLQEYERYKQAAEDLDALPRLGRDVFQAVAEAPERKVVRLPPEVELTDLIAAFREVMQRAAMFAHHHVQMEPLSVRERMSSVLSRVSSHRFTSFADLFTVEEGRMGVVVSFLAVLELVKEALIELTQAEPFAPIYVKAAARSAAADAAEETPADATTVAAVADEPATA from the coding sequence ATGAGCGAACATCCAGGACACGACGTCACCCCTGAAATCCGGCATCAGGAGGAGCTGCCCCTCGCCGTCGTCCGGGGGCGCGCCATCGAGTCGCTGCCGCACGACCTCTACATTCCGCCGGATGCGCTGCAGGTATTCCTCGAGGCCTTCGAAGGTCCACTCGACCTGCTGCTGTACCTGATCCGCAAGGAGAATCTCGATATCACCGATATCGCGGTCGCCGAGATCACGCGCCAGTACGTCGAATACATCGAACTGATGCAGGAGATGCAGCTGGAGCTGGCGGGCGAGTACCTGGTCATGTCCGCCATGCTGGCCGAGATCAAGTCGCGCATGCTGCTGCCGCGCCCACCCGGCGTGGAGGAGGACGAGGACGACCCGCGCGCCGAGCTGGTGCGGCGCCTGCAGGAATACGAGCGCTACAAGCAGGCGGCCGAGGACCTCGACGCCCTGCCGCGGCTGGGACGCGACGTGTTCCAGGCCGTCGCCGAGGCGCCCGAGCGCAAGGTCGTGCGGTTGCCGCCGGAGGTGGAGCTGACGGACCTGATCGCGGCGTTCCGCGAGGTCATGCAGCGTGCCGCGATGTTCGCCCATCACCACGTGCAAATGGAACCCCTGTCGGTGCGGGAGCGCATGTCCAGCGTGCTGAGCCGGGTCAGCAGCCACCGCTTCACCAGCTTCGCCGACCTGTTCACCGTGGAGGAGGGGCGCATGGGCGTGGTGGTGTCGTTCCTCGCCGTGCTGGAACTGGTCAAGGAAGCGCTGATCGAGCTGACCCAGGCGGAGCCGTTCGCGCCGATCTACGTCAAGGCCGCTGCGCGTAGCGCGGCGGCTGACGCTGCCGAAGAAACCCCGGCTGATGCAACCACCGTGGCGGCGGTCGCCGACGAGCCGGCCACCGCGTAG
- a CDS encoding PHP domain-containing protein, which produces MSLRYDLHCHSLASDGSLAPAELVRAAHAAGVGVLALTDHDTTDGLAEAADAARALDLTLVSGAEISVTWQAQTVHVLGLGLDTGNATLQAGLAGLRTFRDWRAEEMGRRLARAGIAGAWPGARALAQGRIVSRTHFARYLVAQGHASCVRDVFRQYLVSNKPGFVAGQWAALEDALSWIRAAGGIAVIAHPARYNMSASKLRRLIGEFRELGGGAMEVVSGSHTRDNVAAMAAVCQREGLLASCGSDYHGPDNCWIRLGQLPDLPTGCTPVWESERWSLQ; this is translated from the coding sequence ATGTCACTACGCTACGACCTGCACTGTCACTCCCTTGCTTCGGACGGATCCCTGGCGCCGGCCGAACTGGTACGGGCCGCGCATGCGGCCGGTGTGGGTGTCCTCGCGCTCACCGATCACGACACCACCGATGGGCTCGCCGAGGCGGCAGATGCCGCGCGCGCGCTGGACCTTACCCTGGTCAGCGGCGCGGAGATCTCGGTCACCTGGCAGGCGCAGACCGTGCATGTCCTCGGCCTGGGTCTGGACACCGGCAACGCCACCCTGCAGGCGGGGCTGGCGGGGTTGCGCACCTTTCGCGACTGGCGTGCGGAGGAAATGGGGCGCCGGCTCGCACGGGCCGGTATCGCCGGGGCATGGCCGGGCGCGCGCGCGCTGGCGCAGGGCCGGATCGTGAGCCGGACCCATTTCGCCCGTTATCTGGTCGCGCAGGGCCATGCGAGCTGCGTGCGCGATGTGTTCCGGCAGTACCTGGTCAGCAACAAACCGGGTTTCGTGGCAGGGCAGTGGGCGGCGCTGGAAGACGCACTGTCCTGGATCAGGGCGGCCGGCGGCATCGCGGTGATCGCGCATCCCGCGCGTTACAATATGTCGGCCAGCAAGCTGCGGCGCCTGATCGGCGAGTTCCGCGAGCTCGGCGGCGGCGCCATGGAGGTCGTCTCCGGCAGTCATACCCGGGACAATGTCGCCGCGATGGCCGCCGTGTGCCAGCGGGAAGGCCTGCTGGCCTCGTGCGGGTCGGATTACCACGGTCCGGACAATTGCTGGATTCGTCTCGGCCAGCTGCCCGACCTGCCCACGGGCTGCACACCGGTGTGGGAGAGCGAGCGCTGGTCGCTACAGTGA
- a CDS encoding peptidylprolyl isomerase, protein MNHRLYALFLAPLLFATGCDRMQTALPTTPQSAAGSTAATLSGEVIATVNGSAITQEVYDVYSNQRAAKTHDTEADRETILNELVALELMRQEAVSKGLTKQPLIAATLNQLERSTMAGAAIKDFMDNNSVSDEDAKQFYDKQVGVPGKEFKARHILVKTEDEAKEIIAELDKGKDFSELAKEKSTGPSGPSGGELGWFGASQMVKPFADAAAAMEKGTYSKTPVQTEFGWHVIMLDDTRDSTPPPFDDVKDRLKLLLANQNLQQHINTLRESAKVELKAEK, encoded by the coding sequence ATGAATCATCGTCTTTACGCGCTGTTCCTCGCCCCCCTGCTGTTCGCAACCGGCTGCGACCGGATGCAGACGGCGCTGCCTACCACACCGCAGTCTGCCGCCGGCAGCACCGCGGCCACACTCAGCGGCGAAGTGATTGCCACCGTCAACGGCAGCGCCATCACCCAGGAGGTGTACGATGTCTACAGCAATCAGCGCGCCGCGAAGACCCACGACACGGAAGCCGATCGCGAAACCATCCTGAACGAGCTCGTGGCCCTGGAACTGATGCGCCAGGAAGCCGTGTCCAAAGGGCTGACCAAACAGCCGCTGATCGCCGCGACCCTCAATCAGCTGGAACGCAGCACCATGGCCGGCGCGGCGATCAAGGATTTCATGGACAACAATTCGGTGAGCGACGAGGATGCGAAACAGTTCTATGACAAGCAGGTCGGTGTGCCCGGCAAGGAGTTCAAGGCCCGCCACATCCTGGTGAAGACCGAGGACGAGGCGAAGGAGATCATTGCCGAGCTCGATAAAGGCAAGGATTTCTCCGAGCTGGCCAAGGAAAAGTCCACCGGCCCATCCGGCCCCTCAGGGGGTGAACTGGGGTGGTTCGGCGCCAGCCAGATGGTCAAGCCGTTCGCGGATGCCGCCGCCGCTATGGAGAAAGGCACCTACAGCAAGACACCGGTACAGACCGAGTTCGGTTGGCACGTTATCATGCTGGACGATACCCGCGACAGCACCCCGCCGCCGTTCGATGATGTCAAGGACCGGCTCAAGCTCCTGCTTGCCAACCAGAACCTGCAGCAGCACATCAATACGCTGCGGGAATCCGCCAAGGTCGAACTGAAAGCGGAGAAATAG
- a CDS encoding thioredoxin fold domain-containing protein: MSTAGYNPDRTAGAALGRAVCCVLLLVALCGGCDSKPPVPPMDTALAQAAATGAAQAPTQELDAGMVNPGYAEKPAWFANSFLDIRDDVAEAQAAGKRVLLYFYQDGCPYCKKLLETNFALADTVRRTRDNFNVIAINMWGDREVTDLDGSQTTEKAFAGSLRVMFTPTLLFLDEQGRVVLRLNGYFPPHKFNAALDYAAQYQGDAPDFRAYLAQVDPAPASGKLYTDAAYLSADSDLAARVGGKPLLVLFEQKDCAPCDELHQDILQRPESRALLARFDVVLLDMWSDQPVRRADGRQTSAAQWARDLAVQYAPTLVFFAADNREVFRTEAYLKAFHIQSAMDYVASRAYQEQPSFQRYIAARADALEAQGVHIDLME; encoded by the coding sequence ATGAGCACAGCAGGATACAACCCGGACCGCACCGCGGGAGCTGCGCTCGGGCGGGCCGTGTGTTGCGTTCTGCTGCTGGTGGCGCTATGCGGCGGCTGCGACAGCAAGCCGCCGGTCCCGCCCATGGACACAGCGCTGGCACAGGCTGCTGCAACCGGGGCTGCCCAGGCACCGACCCAGGAACTGGATGCCGGTATGGTCAACCCGGGATATGCAGAGAAGCCCGCCTGGTTCGCCAACTCCTTCCTCGATATCCGCGATGACGTCGCGGAGGCGCAGGCCGCGGGCAAGCGCGTGCTGCTGTACTTCTACCAGGACGGCTGCCCCTACTGCAAGAAACTGCTCGAAACCAATTTCGCACTGGCTGACACCGTGCGGCGCACGCGCGACAACTTCAACGTGATCGCCATCAACATGTGGGGCGACCGCGAGGTCACCGATCTGGACGGCAGCCAGACCACCGAGAAGGCATTCGCCGGCAGCCTGCGCGTGATGTTCACGCCCACACTGCTGTTTCTGGACGAGCAGGGCAGGGTGGTGCTGCGCCTGAACGGCTATTTTCCGCCGCACAAGTTCAACGCCGCGCTCGACTACGCCGCGCAGTATCAGGGTGACGCACCGGACTTCCGCGCCTATCTTGCGCAGGTGGATCCGGCGCCTGCCAGCGGCAAACTGTATACCGACGCCGCCTACCTCTCGGCCGACTCCGATCTTGCCGCGCGCGTCGGGGGCAAACCGTTGCTGGTGCTGTTCGAACAGAAGGACTGTGCGCCGTGTGATGAACTACATCAGGATATCCTGCAACGGCCGGAAAGCCGTGCGCTGCTGGCGCGTTTCGATGTCGTGCTGCTGGACATGTGGTCGGACCAGCCGGTCAGACGTGCGGACGGCCGACAGACCAGCGCGGCGCAATGGGCCCGGGACCTGGCGGTGCAGTATGCGCCGACACTGGTATTCTTCGCTGCGGACAACCGCGAGGTGTTTCGCACCGAAGCCTATCTCAAGGCCTTTCATATCCAGTCCGCCATGGACTACGTCGCCTCGCGCGCCTACCAGGAGCAGCCGTCCTTCCAGCGCTACATCGCGGCGCGTGCCGACGCGCTCGAGGCTCAGGGTGTCCATATCGACTTGATGGAATAG
- a CDS encoding L-threonylcarbamoyladenylate synthase — protein sequence MSQFFQIHPVNPQQRLIRQAVDILRGGGVIAYPTDSSYALGCCIGDKRGIERIRRIRGLDDSHDFSLVCRDLSEIAVFARVENSAYRLLKALTPGPYTFILRATGEVPRRLQNPKRKTIGIRVPDNVICQALLEALGEPLMSSTLIMPGSEVPETDAYDIRERLEHELDLVIDGGNCRLEPTTVVDMVEGVPVVVRAGLGPVDALGQ from the coding sequence ATGAGCCAGTTTTTCCAGATCCACCCCGTCAATCCACAGCAGCGCCTGATACGTCAGGCCGTGGACATCCTCCGCGGTGGCGGGGTGATCGCCTATCCGACCGATTCCAGCTACGCGCTGGGCTGCTGTATCGGCGACAAGCGCGGCATCGAGCGCATCCGCCGCATCCGTGGCCTCGACGATTCGCACGATTTCTCGCTGGTATGCCGCGACCTGTCCGAGATCGCCGTCTTCGCCCGGGTGGAAAACAGTGCCTACCGCCTGCTCAAGGCACTGACGCCGGGGCCCTATACCTTCATCCTGCGCGCCACTGGCGAGGTGCCGCGCCGGCTGCAGAATCCGAAGCGCAAGACCATCGGCATCCGCGTACCCGACAATGTCATATGCCAGGCCCTGCTGGAGGCGCTGGGCGAACCCCTGATGAGTTCCACGCTGATCATGCCGGGCAGCGAGGTGCCGGAGACCGATGCCTACGACATCCGCGAACGGCTCGAGCACGAGCTCGACCTGGTCATAGACGGCGGCAACTGCCGCCTGGAACCGACCACGGTAGTCGACATGGTCGAAGGCGTGCCGGTCGTGGTGCGCGCCGGTCTGGGCCCGGTCGACGCCCTGGGACAGTAA
- a CDS encoding pseudouridine synthase, which produces MAERLQKVLARVGLGSRREIEEWIRAGRITVNDRVAELGLSVTERDRIKIDGRIVSLADSTPAPRTLIYHKPAGELTTRKDAAGRPTVFDSLPRIRHGRWIAIGRLDFNTSGLLLVTTDGELAHRLMHPSWEVEREYAVRVLGAVDDAVLAKLLGGVELEDGMAAFASIRDAGGQGANHWYHVIVREGRNREVRRLWESQGIQVSRLIRVRYGPVGLPAGLRAGRFRDLAPEEIRALYATVKLPLPQAAPPRRTASRRGQRAR; this is translated from the coding sequence ATGGCTGAACGTCTGCAAAAAGTCCTGGCCCGCGTCGGTCTCGGTTCGCGCCGCGAGATCGAGGAGTGGATCCGCGCCGGGCGTATCACCGTGAACGACCGTGTGGCAGAGCTCGGTCTGAGTGTGACCGAGCGCGACCGCATCAAGATCGACGGCCGTATTGTCAGCCTCGCGGACAGCACGCCGGCACCCCGCACGCTGATCTATCACAAGCCGGCAGGTGAGCTGACCACGCGCAAGGACGCGGCCGGCCGGCCCACGGTCTTCGACAGCCTGCCGCGCATCCGGCACGGCCGCTGGATCGCCATCGGCCGGCTCGACTTCAATACCTCGGGCCTGCTGCTGGTAACCACCGACGGCGAGCTGGCCCATCGCCTGATGCACCCGTCCTGGGAGGTCGAGCGTGAGTACGCGGTGCGGGTGTTGGGCGCGGTGGACGATGCGGTCCTGGCCAAGCTGCTGGGCGGGGTCGAACTCGAGGACGGCATGGCTGCCTTCGCGTCCATCCGCGATGCCGGCGGGCAGGGCGCCAATCACTGGTACCACGTCATCGTGCGGGAAGGCCGCAACCGCGAGGTCCGGCGGCTGTGGGAATCCCAGGGCATCCAGGTCAGCCGCCTGATCCGGGTCCGTTACGGGCCGGTCGGTCTGCCAGCCGGGCTGCGCGCGGGGCGTTTCCGCGACCTGGCGCCGGAGGAAATCCGGGCCCTCTATGCGACGGTGAAACTGCCGCTGCCGCAAGCGGCGCCGCCACGGCGTACCGCATCCCGGCGCGGCCAGCGCGCACGATGA
- a CDS encoding tryptophan--tRNA ligase, translating to MVSHTTSSRVLSGMRPTGRLHLGHYHGVLKNWLHLQQEFDCFFFVADWHALTTHYEDSHVIAEHVWDMVIDWLAAGVNPGSARLFIQSQVPEHAELHLLLSMVTPLGWLERVPSYKDQQDKLRERDLATYGFLGYPLLQSADILIYGADKVPVGEDQVAHVELTREIARRFNHIFGRGEGYEEAAEAAIRKMGKKNAKLYRQLLKRYQEQGDHAAVEVAQALLAEQQNLALSDRERLLGYLEGTGRMILAEPAALLTPASKMPGLDGQKMSKSYNNTISLREDPEAVQAKLRTMPTDPARVRRTDPGNPEVCPVWQLHKVYSGSEVQDWVRAGCTTAGIGCLDCKQPVIDGILAELRPIQARAREFEQDPGRVRAIIHDGSEAARDVARHTLEEVREVMGLKYY from the coding sequence TTGGTCAGTCACACCACCAGCAGCCGGGTCCTGTCCGGCATGCGTCCCACCGGACGCCTGCATCTCGGCCATTACCACGGCGTGCTCAAGAACTGGCTGCACCTGCAGCAGGAATTCGACTGTTTCTTTTTCGTGGCCGACTGGCACGCACTCACCACGCATTACGAGGACTCGCACGTTATCGCCGAGCACGTCTGGGACATGGTCATCGACTGGCTCGCCGCCGGCGTCAATCCCGGTTCGGCACGACTGTTCATCCAATCCCAGGTGCCGGAGCATGCCGAGCTGCACCTGCTGCTGTCGATGGTCACCCCGCTGGGTTGGCTGGAGCGCGTGCCCAGCTACAAGGACCAGCAGGACAAACTGCGCGAGCGCGATCTGGCCACCTACGGATTCCTCGGTTACCCCTTGCTGCAGAGCGCCGACATCCTTATCTACGGCGCCGACAAGGTGCCGGTGGGCGAGGACCAGGTCGCGCACGTGGAACTCACGCGCGAGATCGCGCGCCGTTTCAACCATATCTTCGGACGCGGCGAGGGTTACGAGGAGGCTGCCGAGGCCGCCATTCGCAAGATGGGGAAGAAAAACGCGAAACTGTACCGGCAGCTGCTCAAACGCTACCAGGAGCAGGGGGATCACGCTGCCGTGGAAGTGGCCCAGGCCCTGCTCGCGGAACAGCAGAACCTTGCGCTCAGCGACCGCGAACGCCTGCTCGGTTACCTGGAGGGTACCGGGCGCATGATCCTCGCCGAACCGGCGGCGCTGCTGACCCCGGCATCGAAGATGCCCGGGCTGGACGGGCAGAAGATGTCCAAATCCTACAACAACACCATCAGCCTGCGCGAGGACCCGGAGGCGGTACAGGCCAAGCTGCGCACCATGCCGACCGATCCGGCACGGGTACGCCGGACCGACCCCGGCAATCCCGAGGTATGTCCGGTCTGGCAGCTGCACAAGGTCTATTCCGGATCCGAGGTGCAGGACTGGGTGCGGGCGGGCTGCACCACGGCGGGCATCGGTTGCCTGGACTGCAAGCAGCCGGTCATTGACGGCATCCTGGCCGAGCTGCGGCCGATCCAGGCCCGGGCGCGCGAGTTCGAGCAGGACCCGGGCCGGGTGCGCGCCATCATCCACGACGGCTCGGAGGCGGCCCGCGACGTCGCGCGCCATACCCTCGAGGAAGTCCGCGAGGTGATGGGCCTCAAATACTACTGA
- a CDS encoding universal stress protein, with amino-acid sequence MVDHMRSAGVDAEGLVLEGRPDELITAVAKERNADLIVTGSHGRTGLERILLGSTTERILNDTACAVLVVKS; translated from the coding sequence GTGGTCGATCACATGCGCAGCGCGGGCGTCGACGCCGAGGGTCTGGTGCTGGAAGGCCGTCCGGACGAGTTGATCACCGCCGTGGCGAAGGAGCGCAATGCCGACCTGATCGTGACCGGCAGTCACGGCCGCACCGGGCTGGAGCGGATCCTGCTCGGCAGCACGACCGAGCGTATCCTGAACGACACCGCCTGTGCCGTGCTGGTCGTGAAGTCCTAG
- a CDS encoding site-2 protease family protein: MFELSLVQKIAAWIVPVLLGITVHEVAHGWVASKLGDRTALMLGRLTLNPLKHVDPMGTILIPGLLLLMRAGFIFGYAKPVPVDWRNLRHPKRDMAIVAAAGPLTNLLMAIGWALLIRIAYLIGDGGVALVFMGVAGIFINSVLMMLNLLPLPPLDGGRVLTGLLPGRWAWYFSRIEPYGFFILIALMLTNILGLILWPLIELAWSALLPVSGMSTTDFQAILNSLM; encoded by the coding sequence ATGTTCGAACTCAGCCTGGTGCAGAAGATCGCGGCCTGGATCGTGCCGGTGCTTTTGGGCATCACCGTGCACGAGGTCGCCCATGGCTGGGTGGCGAGCAAGCTGGGCGACCGCACGGCACTGATGCTCGGTCGCCTGACCCTGAACCCCTTGAAGCATGTCGACCCGATGGGGACCATCCTGATCCCGGGGCTGCTGCTGCTTATGCGCGCCGGTTTCATCTTCGGCTACGCGAAACCGGTGCCGGTCGACTGGCGCAACCTGCGCCATCCCAAGCGCGACATGGCCATCGTCGCGGCCGCCGGCCCGTTGACCAACCTGCTCATGGCCATCGGCTGGGCGCTGCTGATCCGCATCGCCTACCTGATTGGAGACGGTGGCGTGGCGCTGGTATTCATGGGTGTGGCAGGTATCTTCATCAACTCCGTGCTGATGATGCTGAACCTGCTGCCGCTGCCGCCGCTCGATGGCGGGCGCGTACTTACCGGCCTGTTGCCGGGACGCTGGGCCTGGTATTTCAGCCGCATCGAGCCGTACGGATTCTTCATCCTGATCGCGCTGATGCTGACCAACATCCTCGGGCTAATCCTGTGGCCGCTGATCGAGCTGGCATGGAGCGCGCTACTGCCCGTGTCGGGCATGAGCACGACCGATTTCCAGGCGATACTGAATTCACTGATGTAA
- a CDS encoding septation protein A: MKFLFDLFPLILFFGAFKLYDIYVATAVAIGAAFVQTGLFWLKHRRFEKMHLITLGILVVFGGLTLALRDPVFIKWKPTVVNWLFALAFLGARLFSKATLIERMMGHAITAPGPVWNRLNWAWILFFAATGILNLYVAFNFSEEIWVDFKVFGIMGLTLVFVFGQAFYLSRYMETAEGGK; the protein is encoded by the coding sequence ATGAAGTTCCTGTTCGACCTGTTCCCGCTCATCCTGTTTTTCGGGGCGTTCAAGCTGTATGACATCTATGTCGCCACCGCCGTCGCCATCGGCGCCGCCTTCGTGCAGACCGGGCTGTTCTGGCTGAAGCACCGTCGTTTCGAGAAGATGCACCTGATCACGCTGGGCATCCTGGTCGTGTTCGGCGGCCTTACCCTGGCGCTGCGCGATCCCGTCTTCATCAAGTGGAAACCGACCGTGGTGAACTGGCTGTTCGCACTCGCCTTTCTCGGGGCGCGGCTGTTCAGCAAGGCCACCCTGATCGAACGCATGATGGGTCATGCCATTACGGCACCGGGCCCGGTATGGAACCGCCTCAACTGGGCCTGGATCCTGTTTTTCGCGGCGACCGGCATCCTCAACCTGTATGTCGCCTTCAATTTCAGCGAGGAGATCTGGGTCGATTTCAAGGTGTTCGGCATCATGGGTCTGACGCTCGTGTTCGTTTTCGGCCAGGCCTTCTACCTCAGCCGCTACATGGAAACCGCGGAGGGCGGCAAGTAA
- a CDS encoding YciI family protein: MLYAIISQDREHSLDARLRARPAHLQRLEALRQAGRLVLAGPHPAIDSEDPGSAGYSGSLVVAEFDSLDAARTWADTDPYQAAGVYAQVTVKPFRKVLP, from the coding sequence ATGCTGTACGCCATCATCAGCCAGGACCGCGAGCACAGTCTGGATGCCCGCCTGCGGGCGCGCCCCGCCCATCTGCAGCGGCTCGAAGCGCTGCGCCAGGCCGGCCGTCTGGTACTGGCCGGGCCCCACCCCGCCATCGACAGCGAAGATCCGGGTTCGGCCGGATACTCCGGCAGCCTGGTGGTCGCGGAGTTCGACTCCCTGGATGCCGCACGCACGTGGGCAGACACCGACCCCTACCAGGCCGCCGGCGTCTACGCCCAAGTCACCGTGAAACCGTTCCGCAAGGTACTGCCCTGA
- a CDS encoding BolA family protein — MPDATSRTVALRERLAQQLHPVRLEIIDESAKHAGHAGAASGGGHFIVRITAAAFRDKSLIQRHRLVYDALGDMMQRDIHALSIDARSPEEDSSTQNT; from the coding sequence ATGCCGGACGCCACCAGCCGCACCGTCGCACTGCGCGAGCGCCTCGCGCAGCAGCTGCATCCGGTCAGACTCGAGATAATCGATGAAAGTGCAAAACATGCCGGCCACGCCGGCGCCGCCAGTGGCGGCGGACACTTCATCGTGCGCATTACCGCCGCGGCATTCCGGGACAAATCGCTGATCCAGCGCCACCGGCTGGTCTACGATGCCCTCGGTGATATGATGCAGCGGGACATCCATGCCCTCAGCATCGACGCAAGAAGCCCGGAAGAAGACTCATCCACCCAAAACACCTGA
- the scpB gene encoding SMC-Scp complex subunit ScpB, whose product MDNAQLKLILEAMLLAAGRPLSLDQLLVMFEEHERPERNVVRDALALLAADYEDRGIALVEVGGGYRIQVRDSMRAWVGRLWEEKPTRYSRALLETLALVAYRQPITRGEIEEVRGVTVSTNIMKTLQEREWVQVVGHRDVPGRPAMYGTTKQFLNYFSLKSLDELPSLAELRDLNAIGRELQLDLAEIPGLLVESAEEQADADAESAPTAAAEPEPVAAAAVAEAAEDESGATLH is encoded by the coding sequence ATGGACAACGCACAACTCAAACTGATTCTCGAGGCCATGCTGCTGGCCGCCGGACGCCCGCTCTCGCTCGACCAGCTGCTGGTCATGTTCGAGGAGCACGAACGGCCAGAGCGCAACGTCGTCCGCGACGCGCTCGCGCTGCTGGCTGCGGATTACGAGGACCGCGGCATCGCCCTGGTCGAGGTCGGGGGCGGCTATCGCATCCAGGTGCGCGATTCCATGCGGGCCTGGGTCGGACGACTGTGGGAAGAAAAGCCGACGCGCTATTCGCGTGCCCTGCTGGAAACCCTGGCGCTGGTCGCCTACCGTCAGCCCATCACGCGCGGCGAGATCGAGGAGGTGCGCGGCGTCACCGTCAGCACCAACATCATGAAGACGTTGCAGGAACGCGAATGGGTACAGGTGGTCGGGCACCGTGACGTCCCGGGACGGCCGGCGATGTACGGCACCACCAAGCAATTCCTCAACTACTTCAGCCTGAAAAGCCTGGACGAACTGCCCTCGCTCGCCGAACTGCGCGACCTGAACGCCATCGGCAGGGAGCTGCAGCTCGATCTCGCCGAGATTCCCGGCCTGCTGGTCGAATCGGCCGAGGAACAGGCTGATGCCGACGCAGAATCCGCACCGACCGCCGCAGCGGAGCCGGAGCCGGTTGCGGCCGCCGCTGTCGCCGAAGCGGCAGAGGACGAAAGCGGCGCCACGCTGCACTGA